In the genome of Chaetodon auriga isolate fChaAug3 chromosome 15, fChaAug3.hap1, whole genome shotgun sequence, one region contains:
- the gpr119 gene encoding glucose-dependent insulinotropic receptor, which produces MSYLCGHASSELSVSVAPECVDSMEPVNPSGLRPRVMGMILSVASCLIICTNLLVAAALLKLLLKKSSQSWCFVLNLAVADTLVGVAITGLATEDFNSGTTTNNTFQNQYSSITADHPTNATPPAQGKTRCLLRIAFVTSPCTASIMSMFLISLDRYTAIKMPLRYSQLCGRGAAVGSLLALWISALIIGFLPVMVRQLQTDGYNGFCAFFSVNHQVVMIVLFSVCFFPVFSVFVYIYLDILKIACSHQRQIRQVRQVGSRTGDRRDHQHHKHHHHHQQLRSWSHVKALRTVAVLVGCFLVLWCPFFVVCIVHLLCKSCKLTGVLENHLWLLGLTNSLINPLVYAFWQREVRLQLAAMFSCFACRSSAAGPPGVTERNCLLNVLTQTGSPSEGTLNPSLLQPIVSSNKVVQQSATTSL; this is translated from the exons ATGTCATATTTGTGCGGACATGCAAGCTCTGAGCTCTCTGTTAGCGTGGCTCCTGAGTGCGTGGACTCCATGGAGCCAGTGAACCCAAGCGGCTTAAGGCCTCGGGTGATGGGTATGATCCTGAGCGTCGCCTCCTGCCTCATCATCTGCaccaacctgctggtggcagcCGCTCTGCTTAAGCTGCTCCTCAAAAAGAGCAGCCAGAGCTGGTGCTTCGTCCTCAACCTGGCGGTGGCCGACACCCTGGTGGGCGTGGCCATCACTGGCCTGGCCACAGAGGACTTCAACAGCggcacaacaacaaacaacacctTTCAGAACCAGTACAGCTCCATCACAGCCGATCATCCCACAAACGCCACGCCTCCTGCTCAGGGCAAAACCCGGTGTTTGTTGCGGATAGCCTTCGTGACGTCGCCCTGCACGGCGTCCATCATGTCCATGTTCCTGATCTCACTTGACCGCTACACAGCCATCAAGATGCCCCTGCGGTACTCCCAGCTGTGTGGGAGGGGGGCAGCAGTGGGGTCCCTGCTGGCTCTGTGGATCAGCGCCCTCATTATAGGATTCTTGCCAG TCATGGTGCGGCAGCTGCAGACGGATGGCTACAACGGCTTCTGTGCCTTTTTCTCCGTCAATCACCAGGTGGTCATGATCGTGTTATTCAGCGTCTGCTTCTTCCCCGTGTtctctgtatttgtttacatctACCTGGACATTCTGAAGATTGCCTGCAGCCACCAGAGGCAGATCCGCCAAGTTCGGCAAGTCGGTTCCAGGACAGGTGACCGCCGTGACCATCAGCATCacaagcatcatcatcaccatcagcagctgAGGAGCTGGAGCCATGTCAAGGCCTTGAGGACAGTGGCGGTGCTTGTGGGCTGCTTCTTGGTCCTCTGGTGCCCCTTCTTTGTGGTGTGCATAGTACACCTTCTGTGCAAAAGCTGCAAACTCACAGGCGTGTTGGAGAATCATCTGTGGCTCTTGGGACTGACCAACTCATTGATCAACCCTCTGGTGTACGCCTTCTGGCAAAGGGAGGTGCGGCTGCAGTTAGCAGCCATGTTTTCCTGCTTTGCGTGCAGGTCGTCAGCTGCTGGACCACCAGGTGTCACTGAAAGAAACTGCCTGCTAAATGTGCTGACTCAAACTGGTTCCCCGAGTGAAGGTACCCTCAACCCTTCGCTGTTGCAGCCAATTGTCAGCAGCAACAAGGTTGTGCAACAGTCTGCCACGACCAGCTTATGA